The DNA region tcaactgatgaagtttcattacttcatcaattggtttgccatccttacctagtacccgtttccttacaactgcgttacttactcgatagtcccagAATATacaagcaatgtttcgaagacgcctatgatcaaatactagtaacctatgaatgtcctctactcttaccggccatgtttcactgcaataaagtaggacggaatgaACTactgcacagtaaacccgtccttcgGTTGGTAGATGGATATTTCGCccacgccataaatgacgcaggttggcaaaagctagtcgagccttttgtgtccgtgctgagatttcgtcacacaccagaccacaagggctgatgagacttccaagataattgaagcggtcgacacgctcaactgcttcactccctatcattagttcgggtgtcgatgctaCCCAATCCTGGAGtaatatttttcatttcgagagggagaatcgcatcccgaacatgcttgcattgttgcttatagtgggcagaagactctgcattttgtcagcgtcttcacaaAATAGAACtgtgtcatcagcatattctaggtcaaaaagggaatctcctggtagaagttcaacccctagaaatttagatgaggaaggtgttatctctaaaagcacgtcaacgacaaagttaaacaagaatggagagagtgaacaaccctgacgaacaccacttgaggtgttcaattctgatgacagttcgccataagctctcactcgaccagttgtgttcgagtagagagcctttacaaggttaatgtacttctttggtactcctttcaatgacaaacactgccatagaaccttacgatcaacagagtcgaattccgccttaaggtcgagaaatattaccattgtggggcgtctgaatgtgtgtctgtgttctagaacctgatgtagtgtgaatatctgatctatacaaccacgtccaggtcgaaaaccagcctgctcttcacgagcttcagttaggcgtcgaagtattattgaagttaatattttagacactatatttgtcaaactgattcctctgtgattgtcacaagaggacatttgtcctttcttatagactggcacaatcagtggttgagaccattcagacgggattacgtccagttcccagattctacctaagacctcagttaatctcactgctaatattgaaccaccatccttaaaaatctcaggagtaaacctgtcagggcctgctgctctcccacACTTCAGATTTCCTATTGCTTTTTCAACTTTATatagagtcggaggacctacattaacttgccattcaggttgactagagatcgtgggaaacagaagtgtggctgaaggctaGTTGAACTGAACCTCAAAGTGTTCtgtccatcgatccaatctcctgaatttaaaatgtataatatgtccctCTTTTTCGGAGATattttcgctaacagtcgggttcctaataccggtttccttaacaagtcttaacagttgtctgctattacctattgccactGCCTTCTCCATCTCTCTTGccttcgctacccaccactgttcaccatcattgcgtaggcttcttatcagcttgcgcttaagctgactccgctcttcattatgttcagagccagatggaatgagtttccgagcatctattagtgcgatagatgctgctgagatccagtgttgctccctaaccttacgggttaccgtactagcagatatcactgctgtttccacagcttttcggatatcattccatgctgtatcggggtgggcatcacatacatggctgcctaactgttttcctagttgtccctgaaatatactcttagcttgactatcattaagtatgGCCCCAAGAGGTTTATTTGCagtgtctttcctacgtccagtaagacgcagacgtatacgcgctcgcactagaacatgatctgaatctaagtatgtgctccagaatgagcgacagtcttctatcgagccccttcatcggtggctgatagtgATTTGATCTATTTGGGttcaacgttgggacgaattagggggtcgccatgttaaaagatgtttttgcttatgcttaaagttagtatttgcaaggaacaggcggttatctttccggaggtcggagagctttctgtaaaactcatcttatacatcatctgcgctgcagtcagtgggagaataggcagagacgacgaagagataacgacgagtgtccctatctttccgagtccttactgttccgttcagtcggacagcgcacaaacgactgtctactggaatccagtctaagagagctagttctgccctaggactcaatgctatacctacgccggcgaggccacgggaagcagaatcagggcttccagatacgcgaagtgtgaatcgagtcggttctttgtTTTGGCATGGCGAGATcaagtgaatgacgctactcggatcctgtatgcgcgtttccgagacgcagcacacatcgatgaggcgggattctaaagtcctagctaaggaagcctgctgtcctatttggcagtgttcggacgttaaaagctcctacatgtagtttGGAGCGTGGTTTCAGatcaggaatagcgttccgcgtactcgaat from Schistosoma haematobium chromosome ZW, whole genome shotgun sequence includes:
- a CDS encoding hypothetical protein (EggNog:ENOG410IPY2~COG:S), giving the protein MIGSEAVERVDRFNYLGSLISPCGLVCDEISARTQKARLAFANLRHLWRGRNIHLPTEGRVYCAVVHSVLLYCSETWPVRVEDIHRLLVFDHRRLRNIACIFWDYRVSNAVVRKRVLGKDGKPIDEVMKLHQLRWLGHVLRMSNDQPPRRAIFCGVGVGWKKARGGQTKTWHKPMKSLTSGLSHIYRCRLPGWDLRDDSNRWLETLNDMTQNRLQWCRCIHSLCSPKF